In Sorghum bicolor cultivar BTx623 chromosome 8, Sorghum_bicolor_NCBIv3, whole genome shotgun sequence, one genomic interval encodes:
- the LOC110429561 gene encoding uncharacterized protein LOC110429561 isoform X3, giving the protein MKNLDLNQGYFASFLFVGNVFYLNKPILVEGHQEKLNITGTNPIQTNAALLGKNSYMFEGGCRENNMCARHWNCPSASAKARHWNCPSASAKG; this is encoded by the exons ATGAAAAATTTAG ATCTAAATCAAGGCTACTTTGCTTCATTCCTG TTCGTTGGTAACGTATTCTACTTGAACAAGCCTATACTGGTTGAAGGCCACCAGGAGAAACTGAATATCACG GGCACGAATCCTATTCAAACAAATGCAGCCTTACTCGGAAAGAACAGCTACATGTTTGAGGGGGGTTGCAGAGAGAATAATATGTGTG CTCGGCATTGGAACTGTCCCAGTGCTTCTGCAAAAG CTCGGCATTGGAACTGTCCCAGTGCTTCTGCAAAAG GATGA
- the LOC8058161 gene encoding probable calcium-binding protein CML28 — protein sequence MSSSMDSSELRKVFQMFDKNGDGQITKKELGESLKNLGIFIADEELDATMDKIDVNGDGCVDVEEFGRLYRSIVEDGPVADADGDKHDEDEDMREAFNVFDQNGDGYITVDELRSVLASLGLKQGRTAEDCRKMISKVDADGDGRVDFTEFKQMMRGGGFAALGR from the coding sequence ATGAGCAGCAGCATGGACTCGTCGGAGCTAAGGAAGGTGTTCCAAATGTTCGACAAGAACGGCGACGGCCAGATCACCAAGAAGGAGCTCGGCGAGTCGCTCAAGAACCTCGGCATCTTCATCGCCGACGAGGAGCTCGATGCCACGATGGACAAGATCGACGTTAATGGCGATGGTTGCGTGGACGTCGAGGAGTTCGGCAGGCTCTACCGCTCCATCGTCGAGGACGGCCCAGTGGCCGACGCCGACGGCGACAAGcacgatgaggatgaggacatgCGGGAGGCGTTCAACGTCTTCGACCAGAACGGCGACGGGTAcatcaccgtcgacgagctgcggTCCGTGCTGGCCAGCCTTGGCCTCAAGCAGGGGCGCACGGCCGAGGACTGCCGTAAGATGATCAGCAAGGTCGACGCCGACGGCGACGGGCGCGTCGACTTCACGGAGTTCAAGCAGATGATGCGCGGCGGCGGGTTCGCTGCACTAGGTAGATGA
- the LOC110429561 gene encoding uncharacterized protein LOC110429561 isoform X1, with protein sequence MKNLDLNQGYFASFLFVGNVFYLNKPILVEGHQEKLNITGTNPIQTNAALLGKNSYMFEGGCRENNMCARHWNCPSASAKARHWNCPSASAKVASITVMSSLQLVITVATIG encoded by the exons ATGAAAAATTTAG ATCTAAATCAAGGCTACTTTGCTTCATTCCTG TTCGTTGGTAACGTATTCTACTTGAACAAGCCTATACTGGTTGAAGGCCACCAGGAGAAACTGAATATCACG GGCACGAATCCTATTCAAACAAATGCAGCCTTACTCGGAAAGAACAGCTACATGTTTGAGGGGGGTTGCAGAGAGAATAATATGTGTG CTCGGCATTGGAACTGTCCCAGTGCTTCTGCAAAAG CTCGGCATTGGAACTGTCCCAGTGCTTCTGCAAAAG TTGCTTCAATAACTGTGATGAGCTCACTGCAATTGGTCATCACGGTTGCCACTATAGGATGA
- the LOC110429561 gene encoding uncharacterized protein LOC110429561 isoform X2, whose translation MKNLDLNQGYFASFLFVGNVFYLNKPILVEGHQEKLNITGTNPIQTNAALLGKNSYMFEGGCRENNMCARHWNCPSASAKVASITVMSSLQLVITVATIG comes from the exons ATGAAAAATTTAG ATCTAAATCAAGGCTACTTTGCTTCATTCCTG TTCGTTGGTAACGTATTCTACTTGAACAAGCCTATACTGGTTGAAGGCCACCAGGAGAAACTGAATATCACG GGCACGAATCCTATTCAAACAAATGCAGCCTTACTCGGAAAGAACAGCTACATGTTTGAGGGGGGTTGCAGAGAGAATAATATGTGTG CTCGGCATTGGAACTGTCCCAGTGCTTCTGCAAAAG TTGCTTCAATAACTGTGATGAGCTCACTGCAATTGGTCATCACGGTTGCCACTATAGGATGA